From the Nitrospirota bacterium genome, one window contains:
- a CDS encoding glycosyltransferase family 9 protein: protein MSTGFQRILALPLYGIGDVLMTTPALRNITERLGSKITCLHMFASTKAVLDGNPHITENIHFPFLSASKLAGVRFLLGLRGRFDASINFYPSNRKDYNLAAFLAGAPLRIGHRYREHDLLEMNFLKNRTIREDDGLHNVEEDLRLLGLLGIEEPEPYPLEVYLDEKEREEAAAWLRERRLASSYLIGFHPGSSLFKAHAMKRWPEEKYARLVRLLAKQSGDCRFLLFGGPEEDALKDSLRAATGLPEKVFPVTTAGIRQSAALMQRCRLFITNDSGLMHLAAALQVPTVALFGPTNPRWLRPWKCRSRVLRHESCPSCFRYSPTPQQCTEGGDFACIREVGVEEVLEAALSLAGEELTEEARSSGL, encoded by the coding sequence TTGAGTACGGGGTTTCAGAGGATACTCGCCCTGCCCCTTTACGGGATAGGGGACGTGCTCATGACCACGCCCGCCTTGCGAAACATCACGGAGAGGCTCGGCTCGAAGATAACCTGTCTGCACATGTTCGCAAGCACAAAGGCGGTTCTGGACGGGAACCCCCACATAACGGAGAACATCCACTTCCCATTCTTGAGCGCAAGCAAGCTCGCGGGGGTCCGTTTCCTCCTGGGCCTGAGGGGGAGGTTCGATGCCTCCATCAATTTCTATCCGTCGAACCGGAAGGACTACAACCTGGCGGCCTTCCTGGCGGGGGCGCCTCTGCGGATAGGGCATCGCTACCGGGAGCACGACCTCCTGGAGATGAACTTCCTCAAAAACCGCACCATCCGGGAGGACGACGGCCTCCATAACGTGGAGGAGGATCTCCGGCTCCTGGGCCTCCTCGGCATCGAGGAGCCCGAACCCTATCCCCTGGAAGTGTATCTGGATGAGAAGGAGCGAGAGGAGGCCGCGGCCTGGCTCCGCGAGCGGCGCCTTGCGTCCTCATATCTCATAGGGTTTCATCCGGGGAGCAGCCTTTTCAAGGCCCACGCCATGAAGCGCTGGCCGGAGGAGAAGTACGCCCGCCTCGTCCGGCTCCTCGCGAAGCAATCGGGGGATTGCAGGTTCCTCCTCTTCGGCGGGCCGGAGGAAGACGCGCTCAAGGACTCCCTGCGGGCCGCCACGGGCCTGCCGGAGAAGGTCTTCCCGGTCACGACCGCCGGCATACGCCAGTCCGCCGCCCTCATGCAGAGATGCAGGCTTTTCATCACCAACGACTCGGGCCTCATGCACCTGGCCGCGGCACTTCAAGTGCCCACGGTGGCCCTCTTCGGGCCGACCAACCCCCGCTGGCTCAGGCCCTGGAAGTGCCGGAGCCGGGTCCTGCGGCACGAGAGCTGCCCGTCCTGCTTCCGGTACTCTCCCACCCCCCAGCAGTGCACGGAGGGCGGGGACTTCGCCTGCATCCGGGAGGTCGGCGTTGAAGAAGTCCTGGAGGCCGCCCTGTCCCTCGCGGGGGAAGAGCTCACGGAGGAGGCCCGCTCCAGCGGCCTTTAG
- a CDS encoding aspartate-semialdehyde dehydrogenase translates to MLKRKEKYVVAVVGATGAVGNEMISILESRHFPVEELRLFASERSEGKTLPFLGEDIPVRTVKENSFTGIDIALFSAGAARSRTWAPVAAASGCVVVDNSSQWRMDPEVPLVVPEVNAHDLARHKGIIANPNCSTIQMVVVLKPLHDAARIKRVVVTTFQSVSGTGKKAMDELLEQTRDILSFREPRTSVYPHQIAFNVLPHIDAFLEDGYTREEMKMVEETRKIMGDDSVRVTATTVRVPVFRCHSESLNIETERKLTANEARAVLAEAPGVVVFDAPEKNVYPLPVEVADKDETYVGRVREDDTVECGLNIWIVADNLRKGAALNAVQIAEKLVE, encoded by the coding sequence ATGCTGAAGAGAAAAGAAAAATACGTGGTGGCCGTGGTGGGCGCCACGGGCGCTGTGGGCAACGAGATGATAAGCATCCTGGAGTCGCGGCACTTTCCCGTGGAGGAGCTCAGGCTGTTCGCATCGGAGCGCTCCGAGGGCAAGACCCTTCCCTTCCTTGGGGAGGACATCCCGGTGCGCACCGTGAAGGAGAACTCCTTCACGGGCATCGACATCGCCCTTTTTTCGGCCGGGGCCGCCCGCTCCAGGACCTGGGCCCCCGTGGCCGCCGCCTCGGGCTGCGTGGTGGTGGACAACTCCAGCCAGTGGCGCATGGACCCGGAGGTGCCCCTGGTCGTGCCCGAGGTAAACGCCCATGACCTTGCCCGGCACAAGGGCATCATCGCCAATCCCAACTGCTCGACCATCCAGATGGTCGTGGTTCTGAAGCCCCTGCACGACGCCGCCCGGATAAAGCGGGTGGTGGTCACCACGTTTCAGAGCGTCTCGGGCACGGGGAAGAAGGCCATGGATGAGCTTCTGGAGCAGACCCGGGACATCCTGAGTTTCAGGGAGCCCAGGACGAGCGTCTATCCGCACCAGATAGCCTTTAACGTCCTGCCCCACATCGACGCCTTCCTCGAAGACGGCTATACCAGGGAAGAGATGAAGATGGTGGAGGAGACCAGGAAAATCATGGGGGACGACTCCGTCCGGGTGACGGCCACCACCGTTCGGGTGCCGGTCTTTCGCTGCCACAGCGAGAGCCTGAACATCGAGACCGAAAGGAAGCTGACTGCCAACGAGGCGCGCGCCGTGCTCGCCGAGGCCCCTGGCGTGGTCGTCTTCGACGCCCCGGAGAAGAACGTCTATCCCCTGCCCGTCGAGGTGGCCGACAAGGACGAGACCTACGTGGGCCGCGTGCGGGAGGACGATACGGTCGAGTGCGGCCTGAACATCTGGATCGTGGCCGACAACCTCCGGAAGGGCGCGGCCCTGAACGCCGTGCAGATAGCGGAGAAGCTCGTCGAATAA
- a CDS encoding glycosyltransferase family 4 protein, translated as MKIFHFIYDHVGNPWVAGGGAVRAREIGRRLAERHDVTIICGKYPGARDYEEGRLRFRFIGTKRDNYVLSTFCYAIKAAVFLLRHRGHADLVVEDFAPFNPVFSRFIAPEKATIQVHHREGANLFRRYFLLGLPFFLVEAFYPRLFRHSVSVSEASKRKFRLAGGVVISNGIDPSLLDAEHFDGRYVAYLGRLHVHNKGLDILAKAMRHVDTPLVIAGKGRDEEKLKALFRETGASGKVRFLGHVDDDGKKEFLSSSMFCVLPSRYEGQGIVVIEAAALGKPVVVSDIQELAFAVGAGFGLSFRTADARDLAEKMETLARDASLRRKMGEKAREFAQGCTWDRVAEEYEEYLLERTKEI; from the coding sequence GTGAAAATCTTTCACTTTATATACGACCACGTGGGAAACCCATGGGTCGCCGGCGGCGGCGCCGTGCGAGCCAGGGAGATTGGCAGGAGACTCGCCGAAAGGCATGACGTAACAATCATATGCGGGAAATACCCGGGTGCTCGGGATTACGAAGAGGGAAGGCTCAGGTTTCGCTTCATCGGGACGAAGAGGGACAATTATGTTCTCAGCACATTCTGCTATGCCATCAAGGCGGCCGTTTTCCTTCTGAGACACCGTGGACACGCCGACCTTGTGGTGGAGGACTTCGCCCCGTTTAATCCGGTGTTTTCGAGGTTCATAGCGCCGGAGAAGGCCACGATCCAGGTCCACCACAGAGAAGGCGCGAACCTCTTCAGGCGCTACTTCCTCCTGGGCCTACCCTTCTTTCTGGTCGAGGCTTTCTACCCCAGGCTTTTCAGGCACTCGGTGTCCGTCTCCGAGGCGAGCAAACGGAAGTTCAGGCTAGCTGGCGGCGTGGTGATATCCAACGGCATAGACCCCTCGCTCCTTGATGCGGAGCATTTCGACGGGCGCTATGTGGCCTACCTTGGCAGACTGCACGTGCATAACAAGGGGCTGGATATCCTGGCAAAGGCAATGAGGCACGTGGACACGCCTCTGGTCATCGCCGGAAAGGGAAGGGACGAAGAGAAACTGAAAGCCCTCTTTCGGGAAACCGGGGCATCCGGGAAAGTACGGTTCCTCGGCCATGTGGACGATGACGGAAAAAAGGAGTTTCTGTCCTCCTCGATGTTCTGCGTTCTTCCGTCGAGGTACGAGGGGCAGGGCATAGTGGTCATAGAAGCCGCGGCCCTGGGCAAACCGGTCGTGGTAAGCGATATACAGGAACTCGCCTTCGCCGTCGGGGCGGGGTTCGGTCTTTCCTTCAGGACGGCCGACGCGAGGGACCTCGCGGAAAAGATGGAAACCCTTGCCCGGGACGCCTCCCTCAGAAGAAAGATGGGGGAGAAGGCGCGGGAGTTTGCACAAGGCTGCACGTGGGACAGAGTGGCGGAAGAGTACGAGGAGTACCTCCTTGAAAGGACGAAGGAGATTTAG
- a CDS encoding glycosyltransferase, whose product IEAILVGTPVIATNVSGVPELIEDNVTGLLVRPRDKNSLREAMARMIADPAVRSRLSAQAAKKADYYGVGRMVGEYEDMYKGVTGPRGRS is encoded by the coding sequence CATAGAGGCGATCCTTGTCGGAACGCCGGTCATCGCGACGAACGTCTCCGGGGTGCCCGAGCTCATAGAGGACAACGTTACGGGCCTGCTCGTTAGGCCGCGGGACAAAAACTCCCTCAGGGAGGCAATGGCCAGGATGATAGCCGACCCGGCCGTGCGGTCGCGCCTTTCGGCCCAGGCCGCAAAAAAGGCCGATTACTACGGCGTGGGCCGGATGGTCGGGGAGTACGAGGACATGTACAAAGGGGTCACCGGTCCGCGGGGACGCTCGTGA